One genomic region from Chlorogloeopsis sp. ULAP01 encodes:
- a CDS encoding EAL domain-containing response regulator: MTKILVIEDEQTVRENLLDLLGSEDFDTIGAANGKIGVKLAHSETPDLILCDLMMPELDGFGVLTALRQEPITATIPFIFITAKATKTDFRQGMDLGADDYITKPFTRAELLSAIDSRLQKQAILKQQFSTSTSVNTSNSEILIVKSILRRAIEQVEFREFYIEYQPQVDLQSGYICGAEALLRWQSPELGIVDTSELISLAESTGLIIPIGEWVLQSVCEQNKAWRDAGYSPLRIAVNLSARQFTHPDLSKKIVTFLTQNNLEPDYLELELTESLIVQDMNMAIATMSELRALGVKIAIDDFGTGQSSLMYLKKLPINKLKLDRYFIHNVNNDYQKAAITTALIQMGHNLNFQVIAEGVETEAELDFLRQNRCDAMQGFLFCRPIPAVKFEKFLSDDQYRPLTSRTK, translated from the coding sequence ATGACTAAAATTTTAGTGATTGAAGATGAACAAACAGTTCGTGAAAATCTTCTAGATTTACTAGGATCTGAAGACTTTGATACTATTGGCGCTGCTAATGGCAAAATAGGAGTTAAGTTAGCTCACAGTGAGACTCCTGATTTAATTCTGTGTGATTTAATGATGCCAGAACTTGATGGTTTTGGCGTACTAACAGCATTGCGTCAAGAACCGATAACTGCAACAATTCCATTTATTTTTATTACAGCAAAAGCAACCAAAACCGACTTTCGCCAAGGTATGGATTTAGGTGCTGATGACTATATCACCAAGCCATTTACTCGTGCAGAATTATTAAGTGCTATTGATAGTCGCCTACAAAAACAAGCAATTTTGAAACAGCAATTTTCTACTAGCACATCAGTAAATACTTCAAATTCAGAAATACTGATTGTAAAAAGCATTTTACGCAGGGCAATAGAACAAGTAGAATTTCGAGAATTTTATATTGAATATCAACCACAAGTAGACCTTCAATCAGGTTATATTTGTGGTGCAGAAGCTTTACTACGTTGGCAGAGTCCGGAATTAGGAATTGTTGATACTTCAGAATTGATTTCTTTAGCAGAGTCTACAGGTTTAATTATTCCTATTGGTGAGTGGGTATTGCAAAGTGTATGTGAACAAAATAAAGCTTGGCGTGATGCAGGCTATTCTCCGTTACGGATCGCTGTTAATTTGTCTGCCCGTCAGTTTACTCATCCAGATTTGAGTAAAAAAATAGTGACATTTTTAACACAAAATAATTTGGAGCCAGATTATTTAGAATTAGAACTTACCGAAAGTCTAATTGTACAAGATATGAATATGGCGATCGCAACAATGAGTGAGTTACGAGCCTTAGGAGTAAAAATTGCTATTGATGATTTTGGTACTGGTCAATCTTCATTAATGTATCTGAAAAAATTACCAATTAATAAATTAAAACTTGACCGCTACTTTATCCACAATGTTAATAATGACTATCAGAAAGCAGCAATAACAACTGCATTGATTCAGATGGGACACAATCTCAATTTTCAGGTGATTGCCGAGGGTGTAGAAACAGAAGCAGAACTAGATTTTTTGCGTCAAAATCGTTGTGATGCTATGCAAGGTTTTCTTTTCTGCCGACCAATACCAGCAGTAAAATTTGAAAAGTTTTTGTCTGATGACCAGTATAGACCATTAACTAGTCGTACAAAATAA
- a CDS encoding helix-turn-helix domain-containing protein, which translates to MLGFSEPSAFHRAFKRWTGQTPRSYRLSCC; encoded by the coding sequence TTGCTGGGGTTCTCAGAACCAAGTGCCTTTCACCGTGCCTTCAAACGATGGACAGGGCAAACTCCACGAAGTTACCGATTGTCATGTTGTTAA
- a CDS encoding NAD-dependent epimerase/dehydratase family protein, with the protein MNLKDKTILITGIGGFIGLRTTELAIAQGMYVKGIENDPTNAKIAQSLGAEVIVGSVCDPVVAQQACQGVDIILHTAALVKEGGSLEEFRKVNVGGTLNIARAAIDAGVKTFIHLSSVIVYGFTYANKITEEGPFRSEDNPYSLTKIESEQEILKLNAPPNFGVIIIRPTAVYGPRSSPWVIRPLKLMRQKRFVMPDAGRGVMNHVYIDNLIDGIFLAIEKEAYGEAFNISDGQETSWKEYYTRLAEVGNVPAPSSLPAPIVKILIRLESLRMKFLGQEPVIFPAAVDFSTSPHAYSLEKAQTQLGYKPKVTLEEGMEHIRQWLETTDIQI; encoded by the coding sequence ATGAACCTTAAAGACAAAACTATTCTGATTACAGGAATAGGTGGATTTATCGGCTTGCGTACTACAGAATTAGCGATCGCCCAGGGAATGTATGTTAAAGGAATAGAAAATGACCCTACGAATGCAAAAATAGCACAGAGTCTAGGTGCAGAAGTAATTGTTGGTAGTGTTTGCGATCCGGTTGTGGCACAACAGGCTTGTCAGGGAGTAGATATAATTCTGCACACAGCTGCCCTCGTCAAAGAAGGAGGCTCACTAGAGGAGTTTCGTAAAGTCAATGTTGGTGGCACCCTCAACATAGCAAGAGCAGCTATAGATGCCGGGGTCAAGACTTTTATTCACCTCTCAAGCGTCATAGTCTATGGCTTTACCTACGCCAATAAAATTACAGAAGAAGGGCCATTCCGGAGTGAGGATAATCCTTACTCTCTAACAAAAATAGAAAGTGAACAAGAAATATTGAAGCTAAACGCACCACCAAATTTTGGTGTAATTATTATCAGACCGACTGCTGTTTACGGGCCAAGAAGTAGCCCTTGGGTTATCCGTCCTCTTAAACTGATGCGCCAAAAACGATTTGTGATGCCTGATGCTGGACGGGGAGTAATGAACCACGTATATATAGACAATTTAATAGATGGAATTTTTCTTGCTATAGAAAAGGAAGCATATGGAGAAGCTTTCAATATCTCTGATGGACAGGAGACTTCTTGGAAAGAATACTACACACGTTTAGCTGAAGTTGGAAACGTGCCTGCACCATCCTCTCTACCAGCACCGATAGTTAAAATTTTGATTCGGTTGGAGTCGTTAAGAATGAAATTTTTGGGTCAAGAACCCGTTATTTTTCCAGCAGCTGTAGATTTTTCTACCAGTCCCCATGCTTATTCACTCGAAAAAGCACAAACTCAGTTAGGTTATAAGCCAAAAGTAACTCTAGAAGAAGGAATGGAACATATACGGCAATGGCTAGAAACCACAGATATCCAGATATAA
- a CDS encoding thioester reductase domain-containing protein, giving the protein MKASKKVLTAAEIQAWLVSQLAEALNVEPEEIDIEQPLDSYGLDSTQAMLIVGKLEKMLGFKVSPTLLWHYPTVATLSQRLGEESEESGVKDTPTAKNASVSIVKPVLDLSAEAVLDPSIRPASTSFHFTSQPENVFLTGGTGFLGAFLIHELLQQTNADIYCLVRAANSEEGKQKLKKNLQNYALWDEKLSSRIIPILGDLSKPLLGISPQGFDMLAMNLDSIYHSAATLNYVYPYSAMKAPNVLGTQEVLRLACLFKVKPVHYVSSVAVFESPFYAGKVVKEDDSFEHWRGIFLGYSQTKWVAEKLVKIASDRGLPVTIHRPPLIAGDSKTGVCNTDDFINLVIKGCIQMGCFPNVDYMLDASPVDYVSKAVVYLSRQKESLGQAFHLQHPEPVPLTNLLEWMDSLGFPIEIIPYEQWQAKLINDISSAENPLYTLRPFLLERWSEEQITIPDLYLQSRRPIINCQATLNALAGSGIVCPAMDNQLFMTYSAYLIQNGFLNVA; this is encoded by the coding sequence ATGAAGGCATCAAAAAAGGTTTTAACAGCAGCGGAAATTCAAGCTTGGTTGGTATCTCAGCTAGCGGAAGCATTAAATGTTGAACCAGAGGAAATTGATATTGAGCAACCATTAGATAGCTATGGTTTAGATTCTACTCAGGCGATGCTGATTGTCGGCAAATTAGAAAAAATGCTGGGATTTAAAGTGTCTCCTACACTGTTGTGGCATTATCCAACAGTTGCGACTCTCTCCCAGCGTTTAGGCGAAGAATCAGAAGAATCAGGGGTAAAAGATACTCCCACTGCCAAAAATGCCTCTGTCTCTATAGTTAAGCCTGTCTTGGATTTAAGTGCTGAAGCTGTTCTCGATCCAAGTATTCGTCCTGCATCTACATCTTTTCACTTTACATCTCAACCAGAAAACGTCTTTTTAACAGGTGGTACAGGCTTTTTAGGAGCTTTTTTAATCCACGAACTACTACAGCAGACAAATGCAGATATTTACTGCTTAGTACGTGCTGCTAATTCAGAAGAAGGCAAGCAAAAACTGAAGAAAAATCTCCAAAATTATGCCCTTTGGGATGAAAAATTGAGTTCTAGAATTATCCCTATCTTGGGAGATTTATCAAAGCCTTTGCTAGGAATTAGCCCCCAAGGTTTTGATATGCTAGCTATGAATCTTGATAGCATCTACCATAGTGCTGCCACACTGAATTATGTTTATCCATATTCAGCTATGAAGGCTCCCAATGTTTTGGGAACACAAGAAGTTTTGCGTTTGGCGTGTTTATTTAAAGTCAAGCCCGTACATTACGTTTCTAGTGTAGCGGTTTTTGAATCGCCCTTTTATGCTGGTAAAGTTGTCAAAGAAGATGACAGCTTTGAGCATTGGCGAGGTATTTTTCTCGGTTACTCGCAAACAAAATGGGTAGCAGAAAAATTAGTCAAAATTGCTAGCGATCGCGGATTGCCTGTGACAATTCATAGACCTCCTCTAATTGCAGGAGATAGCAAAACAGGTGTCTGCAATACAGATGACTTTATCAACTTGGTAATTAAAGGCTGCATTCAAATGGGATGTTTTCCAAATGTTGATTATATGTTGGATGCATCGCCTGTGGATTATGTCAGTAAAGCTGTTGTTTATCTTTCAAGACAAAAAGAATCTCTTGGTCAGGCTTTTCACTTACAGCATCCCGAACCTGTTCCTTTAACTAATTTACTTGAGTGGATGGATTCTTTAGGTTTTCCTATTGAAATAATTCCTTACGAACAATGGCAAGCAAAGTTAATTAACGATATCTCTTCTGCTGAAAATCCTCTCTATACCCTACGACCTTTCTTACTAGAGCGCTGGTCAGAAGAACAAATCACTATTCCAGATTTGTATCTACAAAGTAGAAGACCAATAATTAATTGTCAAGCTACCCTAAATGCACTTGCAGGTAGTGGTATCGTTTGCCCGGCAATGGATAACCAATTGTTTATGACCTATTCTGCATACTTAATTCAGAATGGTTTTCTGAATGTTGCTTAG
- a CDS encoding PfaD family polyunsaturated fatty acid/polyketide biosynthesis protein yields the protein MTTVDAVRNKQDNGITFFGSPCNFNQVWKGSLDCVSFDSNTIKDKLLALDKPCYIVRVDGRIGVSHDGYLSPAENTKTGQAELLMAVPPISLQQLGDPNFLSFHNVKYAYTTGAMAGAIASEEMVIALGKERILASFGAGGLTPNRLEAAIHRIQEALPQGPYAFNLIHSPNEPAIERGAVDLYLKYGMRTIEASAFLDLTPNIVYYRAAGLSVNSANEIEIKNKVIAKISRREVATKFMQPAPEKMLRELVAQGLISELQANLAAKVPLADDITVEADSGGHTDNRPLVCLLPSMVALRDEIQAQYCYEKPIRVGVAGGIATPQSALAGFMMGAAYVVTGSINQSCIEAGSCQHTKQLLAQADMADVMMAPAADMFEMGVKLQVLKRGTMFPLRAQKLYEIYRNYNSIEEIPASEREKLEKQIFRKTLAQVWEETVSYLSQKNPEKLGKAVNNPKLKMALIFRWYLGLSSRWSNSGEKGREVDYQIWCGPAIGSFNNWVQGSYLADPNNRRVVDVAQHIMTGAAFLYRIQSLKIQGMQIPDYYSQYCPVRSTLEA from the coding sequence GTGACAACTGTAGATGCAGTGCGAAATAAACAGGATAATGGTATTACCTTTTTTGGCTCTCCCTGCAATTTTAATCAAGTCTGGAAAGGTTCTTTAGATTGTGTAAGTTTTGACTCTAATACCATCAAAGATAAACTCTTAGCATTAGATAAGCCTTGTTATATTGTTAGAGTTGACGGCAGAATTGGTGTTAGTCATGATGGTTATTTGTCTCCTGCTGAAAATACCAAAACAGGACAAGCTGAACTATTGATGGCTGTTCCACCCATCAGTTTGCAACAATTAGGAGACCCGAATTTTCTCTCCTTTCATAATGTCAAATATGCCTATACTACTGGCGCAATGGCTGGTGCGATCGCTTCCGAAGAAATGGTCATTGCTCTAGGGAAGGAGAGAATTTTAGCTTCTTTTGGTGCAGGCGGTTTAACTCCCAATCGCTTAGAAGCAGCTATTCATCGTATTCAAGAAGCTTTACCTCAAGGGCCTTATGCTTTTAATTTAATTCACAGTCCCAATGAACCTGCTATTGAGCGCGGTGCAGTAGATTTATACCTCAAATATGGGATGAGAACAATAGAAGCGTCGGCATTTTTGGATTTGACTCCTAATATTGTTTATTATCGTGCGGCGGGATTAAGTGTAAATTCTGCTAACGAAATTGAAATTAAAAATAAAGTCATTGCTAAAATTTCGCGGCGAGAAGTAGCTACTAAATTTATGCAACCAGCACCAGAAAAAATGCTGCGAGAATTGGTTGCACAGGGTTTAATTAGTGAGTTACAGGCGAATTTGGCAGCAAAAGTTCCCTTAGCTGATGATATTACTGTTGAAGCAGATTCTGGTGGTCATACAGATAATCGTCCCCTAGTTTGTTTGTTACCTTCAATGGTAGCATTGCGGGATGAAATTCAAGCTCAATATTGTTACGAAAAACCTATTAGAGTTGGAGTTGCAGGTGGAATTGCTACCCCACAATCTGCTTTAGCAGGTTTTATGATGGGTGCTGCTTATGTTGTCACTGGTTCAATTAATCAGTCATGTATAGAAGCTGGTTCTTGTCAACATACCAAGCAATTGCTGGCACAAGCAGATATGGCTGATGTGATGATGGCACCAGCAGCAGATATGTTTGAAATGGGAGTAAAACTACAAGTTCTCAAACGCGGTACTATGTTCCCTCTCCGCGCTCAAAAATTGTATGAAATATACAGGAACTATAATTCAATTGAAGAAATTCCTGCTTCTGAGCGAGAGAAATTAGAAAAACAAATTTTCCGCAAAACTCTGGCTCAAGTTTGGGAAGAAACTGTTAGTTATTTATCTCAGAAAAATCCAGAAAAATTGGGTAAGGCAGTCAATAATCCTAAACTGAAAATGGCGTTGATTTTCCGCTGGTATTTAGGATTATCTTCTCGTTGGTCAAACTCTGGAGAAAAGGGTAGAGAAGTTGATTATCAGATTTGGTGCGGCCCGGCGATCGGTAGTTTTAATAACTGGGTGCAAGGTTCTTATCTAGCAGATCCAAATAATCGTCGGGTTGTGGATGTAGCTCAACACATCATGACTGGAGCCGCATTTTTATATCGCATTCAAAGTTTGAAAATTCAAGGAATGCAAATTCCTGATTACTACAGTCAATATTGCCCAGTTCGTTCTACATTGGAAGCGTAA
- a CDS encoding PfaB family protein, producing the protein MEKIAIIGFGCLFPDAKNPDEFWQNLIQKKDSTSSLSVEEIGVDPQIFFDPAKGKQDKVYSLKGAFIRDFKFDSTGYKLPPKFLESLDKTFQWSLYVAKQALQHSGYLEQESILSRCGVILGNLSLPTKTSNQLFAPIYQQVLAPAVQELLQQPEFDLAALESSKEASSYNAMISGLPAAIIAQAFSLSNIHFCIDAACSSPQYATKLASHYLWTHKADLMLAGGISCADPLFLRMLFSGIQGYPEDDISRPLDKTSRGMLTAEGVGMVVLKRYSDAVRDGDRIYATISGNGLSNDGRGKHLLSPNSKGQTLAFERAYQEAGISPQNIDYMECHATGTLLGDSTEFQSVETFFGKYQATPLLGSVKSNVGHLLTAAGSVSLIKVLMSMSKGVIPATINITEPMGSEENVISPQRIVTSTTNWPNNTPIKRASISAFGLGGTNAHMILEQGNVEEKGTQGHRDTGNQEDTGTRGHGDTGNIFDNFSASLRLPLSASSSEPLHPAKLAIVGMDAFFGACDSLEAFERSIYEGTQHFIPLPPQRWHGVEKQAELLKKYGLTNGEPPQGAYITDFEIDTVSSKIPPNELEKLNQQQLLMLKVAERALKDAGIKEGANVAVVMATETQFSVHQLQQRWNLSWQVKEGLIAGEISLPPDQVTQLETIVKDGIHNPVESSEYVSYIANIMASRISSLWDFTAPVFTITAGENSTFKVLEIAQHLLTTGEAEAVLVGAVDLAGTLENVLLRNQMAAINTGANTLSYDQKTNGWIVGEGAGAVVLKLHETAKKTSDRIYAVVDAISFAQQQDTGLGTPDAKAVTQACQQALLMAGVKPSEVNYLEVYGSGVDKEDEAEIKGLLQAYPGSANDLSCAIGSVKANIGHTYVASGIASLIKTALCLYYRYVPGTPKWSEVKDKEVWQGSPFYVATESRPWFLDKQATKRIAAINSIGMDGTYAHVILSEEPDQKERNSRFLQQTPFYLFPIAGRDRADIFEQIDALEKSVNNGTSLEHTANLAFANFKLCSDPNYVLAILAHNQKELTKEIEAARKGINKAFEHGIDWQTPLGSYFTAKPLGKKGEVAYVYPAAVNSYLGIARNLFRLFPETLDDIAVTKLQNLVADISRVVFPRSLNKLSSRQLETLEQQFLDDPLAIFDVDMLFTRFITQIMRDEFQVKPKMVFGYSLGETSMMSAAEVWDNFTEGIVALHASPLFADRLSGAKNAVRQYWQMPSSQQSPNNDLWANYVLMTTPSQLREYLQHEPRVFLTQINTPEEVVIAGEPAACERIIQILGCNAFRAPFDHVIHCEAMASEYGEIARVNTLPTRKNLPDVVLYCAAEYGPVKLESQAIAHSIAKGLSQPLDFPRLVNRVYEDGAKIFIETGAGNVCSRWIDKILSDKEHITISLNRRGLDDHSGIVKALAKLVSHQVSVDLSPLYTQVAETVKKPTLRKVTLGGKSFTDKILTEENKKLFQNLAQKSPSKILPPSETKPEEISMQNIMDNSLEPKKEVQFRELVANHPHPTYNFSLSSLSASHYQKLNANNLKVHKTHAAFLKSRQEFSKQMSELIQLQLVCAENLLSE; encoded by the coding sequence ATGGAAAAAATTGCAATCATTGGATTTGGATGCTTATTCCCTGATGCTAAAAATCCTGATGAATTTTGGCAAAATCTCATCCAAAAAAAAGATTCTACATCATCTTTGAGTGTTGAGGAAATTGGAGTAGATCCACAAATATTTTTCGATCCAGCTAAAGGGAAACAAGATAAAGTCTATTCCTTAAAAGGAGCATTTATCCGTGATTTTAAATTTGACTCCACAGGATATAAGCTACCACCAAAATTTCTGGAATCTCTAGATAAAACCTTTCAGTGGTCATTGTACGTTGCCAAACAAGCTTTACAACATAGCGGTTATTTAGAGCAAGAATCTATTCTCTCTAGATGCGGAGTCATATTAGGTAATCTTTCTCTCCCCACCAAAACCTCTAACCAATTATTTGCACCGATATATCAGCAAGTTTTAGCACCTGCTGTTCAAGAACTTTTACAGCAACCAGAATTCGATTTAGCTGCTTTGGAATCATCTAAGGAAGCCTCATCTTACAATGCGATGATATCGGGCTTACCAGCAGCTATTATCGCTCAAGCTTTTTCTCTATCAAATATTCATTTTTGTATCGATGCTGCTTGTTCATCGCCACAATATGCTACCAAGCTAGCATCCCATTATTTATGGACGCACAAAGCTGATTTGATGTTAGCCGGAGGTATCAGCTGTGCAGATCCACTGTTCCTGCGGATGCTGTTTTCTGGTATCCAAGGATACCCCGAAGATGATATTAGTCGTCCTTTAGATAAGACGTCGCGGGGAATGCTGACTGCTGAAGGCGTCGGGATGGTGGTATTGAAAAGATACAGCGATGCAGTTCGAGATGGCGATCGCATTTACGCTACTATCTCTGGTAACGGTTTATCTAATGATGGACGAGGTAAGCATTTACTCAGCCCTAATTCTAAAGGACAAACTCTCGCTTTTGAACGCGCCTACCAAGAAGCTGGAATTAGTCCTCAAAATATTGATTACATGGAGTGCCACGCCACGGGTACTTTATTAGGGGATTCCACAGAATTTCAATCTGTAGAAACTTTCTTTGGTAAGTATCAAGCAACTCCTTTACTGGGTTCTGTAAAATCTAATGTCGGTCACTTGCTCACTGCCGCCGGCAGCGTTAGCCTGATTAAAGTGCTAATGAGTATGTCCAAAGGCGTTATCCCAGCAACAATTAACATCACAGAGCCGATGGGAAGTGAAGAAAATGTCATTTCCCCACAACGCATTGTTACCAGTACCACAAATTGGCCTAACAATACACCAATAAAACGCGCTTCAATCAGTGCTTTCGGTTTGGGCGGTACTAACGCTCACATGATTTTAGAACAAGGCAACGTAGAGGAAAAGGGGACACAGGGACACAGGGACACGGGGAACCAAGAGGACACGGGGACACGGGGACACGGGGACACGGGGAATATTTTTGATAATTTCTCCGCGTCTTTGCGTCTCCCCCTCTCCGCGTCTTCTTCCGAGCCTCTCCATCCTGCCAAACTTGCTATTGTCGGGATGGATGCCTTTTTTGGTGCTTGCGATAGTTTAGAAGCTTTTGAACGCAGTATTTATGAAGGCACGCAACATTTTATTCCTCTACCACCTCAAAGATGGCACGGTGTAGAAAAGCAAGCAGAATTGCTGAAAAAATACGGTTTGACAAACGGGGAGCCGCCACAAGGGGCATACATCACAGATTTTGAAATTGATACTGTCTCTAGCAAAATTCCCCCGAATGAACTAGAAAAGCTCAATCAGCAACAACTGTTAATGTTAAAAGTTGCCGAACGTGCTTTGAAAGATGCGGGTATAAAAGAAGGTGCAAATGTCGCAGTTGTGATGGCGACAGAAACACAATTTTCTGTGCATCAATTGCAGCAAAGATGGAATTTATCCTGGCAAGTGAAAGAGGGTTTAATTGCTGGAGAAATTTCTCTGCCACCCGATCAAGTAACTCAATTAGAAACAATTGTTAAAGACGGCATTCACAATCCAGTCGAAAGCAGCGAATATGTCAGTTACATCGCCAACATTATGGCGAGTCGGATTTCTTCGCTGTGGGATTTTACCGCTCCTGTATTCACCATCACCGCCGGAGAGAATTCTACTTTCAAAGTTTTGGAAATAGCACAGCATTTACTAACTACTGGAGAAGCAGAAGCCGTACTTGTGGGTGCTGTTGATTTAGCTGGCACTCTAGAAAATGTTTTATTGCGCAACCAAATGGCTGCAATTAATACAGGCGCAAATACCCTTTCCTACGACCAAAAAACGAATGGCTGGATCGTAGGGGAAGGGGCAGGCGCAGTAGTATTGAAGCTGCATGAAACTGCGAAAAAAACAAGCGATCGCATTTACGCAGTTGTCGATGCCATTAGTTTTGCGCAACAGCAAGATACTGGTTTGGGAACCCCAGATGCTAAAGCCGTAACTCAAGCGTGTCAGCAAGCTTTATTGATGGCGGGTGTCAAACCTTCAGAAGTTAACTATCTTGAAGTTTATGGTAGCGGTGTTGACAAAGAAGATGAAGCAGAAATCAAAGGTTTACTGCAAGCTTATCCTGGTAGTGCCAATGATTTAAGCTGTGCCATTGGCAGCGTCAAAGCAAACATCGGTCACACCTATGTTGCATCGGGAATAGCCAGTTTAATCAAGACAGCTTTGTGCCTTTATTATAGATATGTTCCAGGTACACCCAAGTGGTCTGAAGTTAAAGATAAAGAAGTATGGCAGGGTAGTCCTTTTTATGTTGCCACCGAATCAAGACCTTGGTTTTTAGATAAACAAGCGACTAAAAGAATCGCTGCCATCAATAGCATCGGTATGGATGGCACTTACGCCCATGTCATCTTATCGGAAGAACCCGATCAAAAAGAACGCAATAGCAGATTTTTACAGCAAACTCCCTTTTACTTGTTCCCTATTGCCGGGCGCGATCGCGCTGATATATTTGAACAAATCGACGCCCTCGAAAAGTCTGTCAACAACGGTACTTCTCTAGAACACACTGCCAACTTAGCTTTTGCTAACTTCAAGTTGTGTTCCGATCCTAATTATGTCCTAGCAATTCTGGCACACAACCAAAAAGAATTAACCAAAGAAATCGAAGCTGCCCGTAAAGGTATAAACAAAGCTTTTGAACATGGGATAGATTGGCAAACACCACTAGGTAGCTACTTCACAGCCAAACCACTAGGTAAAAAAGGAGAAGTAGCTTACGTCTATCCAGCTGCTGTCAATTCTTATCTAGGTATCGCTCGCAATCTCTTCCGTTTATTTCCCGAAACCCTCGACGATATTGCGGTTACCAAACTACAAAATCTTGTCGCTGATATCTCCCGTGTCGTATTTCCCAGAAGCTTAAACAAGCTTTCATCCCGGCAGTTAGAAACTCTTGAACAGCAATTCTTAGACGATCCTCTAGCCATCTTCGACGTAGATATGTTGTTTACCAGATTCATCACGCAAATTATGCGAGATGAATTCCAAGTTAAGCCAAAAATGGTCTTTGGTTACAGCTTAGGTGAGACTAGTATGATGTCTGCGGCTGAGGTATGGGATAACTTTACCGAAGGAATAGTTGCTCTACACGCCTCACCACTATTTGCTGACAGGTTATCCGGAGCCAAAAATGCTGTGCGCCAGTATTGGCAAATGCCATCATCTCAGCAATCACCGAACAACGACTTATGGGCTAACTATGTACTCATGACTACCCCATCTCAGTTGAGAGAATACCTCCAACATGAGCCGCGCGTCTTTTTAACTCAAATCAACACACCCGAAGAAGTCGTCATTGCCGGTGAACCAGCAGCTTGTGAAAGAATCATTCAAATTTTGGGCTGCAACGCTTTCCGCGCTCCCTTCGACCATGTAATCCACTGTGAAGCGATGGCTTCTGAGTACGGAGAAATAGCCAGAGTTAACACCTTACCCACCCGGAAAAATCTACCAGACGTTGTTCTCTACTGTGCAGCTGAGTATGGCCCGGTGAAATTGGAAAGTCAAGCGATCGCCCACAGCATAGCCAAAGGTTTGTCACAACCTCTTGACTTCCCGCGCTTAGTCAATCGAGTTTACGAAGATGGAGCCAAGATATTTATTGAGACTGGTGCTGGTAATGTTTGTTCGCGCTGGATTGATAAAATTCTCAGCGACAAAGAACACATCACCATATCTCTAAATAGAAGAGGTTTAGACGACCATAGTGGTATTGTCAAAGCACTAGCAAAACTTGTCAGCCATCAAGTTTCTGTAGACTTATCGCCACTGTACACTCAAGTAGCAGAAACAGTCAAAAAACCCACCCTGAGAAAAGTTACCTTGGGTGGTAAAAGTTTTACTGACAAAATCTTGACTGAAGAGAATAAAAAACTCTTCCAAAACCTAGCTCAAAAGTCTCCGAGTAAAATCCTCCCTCCATCCGAGACTAAGCCAGAGGAAATATCAATGCAAAATATCATGGATAACAGCTTAGAGCCAAAAAAAGAAGTACAATTTCGGGAGTTGGTTGCTAATCATCCCCATCCTACTTATAATTTCAGTCTTTCAAGTTTAAGCGCGTCTCACTATCAAAAGTTGAATGCTAATAACTTAAAGGTTCATAAAACTCATGCAGCATTCTTAAAATCCCGTCAAGAGTTTAGTAAGCAAATGAGCGAGTTAATTCAATTACAACTAGTTTGTGCTGAAAATTTGCTGAGTGAGTAA